Proteins from one Embleya scabrispora genomic window:
- a CDS encoding 3-oxoacyl-ACP reductase, translating to MTTSLDGKVAVVTGAGRGLGRAEALELAKQGAAVVINDFAPEGSPNPADDVVAEIVAAGGKAAAHRGDVSDFDAAGKLIQLAIDTFGSIDIVVNNAGILRDRMIFSMTEQEWDSVLAVHAKGHFNTTHHASKYWREKSKATGGAVYARVINTASEAWLAGSAGQPNYAAAKSAIVGLTMSTANALVKYGVRANVICPRARTSMTTHVFGESAGALAEGELDPLAPEHVAPLVAYLASPAAEQVTGQAFVVHGGFVAVIERPTLQAKFDSKQATFTPEELDQVLSAHYADRKLGAGYTADDLLFLKRDPR from the coding sequence ATGACCACGTCGCTGGATGGCAAGGTCGCCGTAGTCACCGGCGCCGGTCGTGGCCTCGGCCGCGCCGAAGCCCTCGAACTCGCGAAGCAGGGCGCGGCCGTCGTGATCAACGACTTCGCCCCCGAAGGCAGCCCCAACCCCGCCGACGACGTCGTCGCCGAGATCGTCGCGGCCGGCGGCAAGGCGGCCGCGCACCGCGGCGACGTCTCCGACTTCGACGCGGCCGGCAAGCTGATACAACTCGCGATCGACACCTTCGGCTCGATCGACATCGTGGTCAACAACGCGGGCATCCTGCGCGACCGGATGATCTTCTCGATGACGGAGCAGGAGTGGGACTCGGTCCTGGCCGTGCACGCCAAGGGCCACTTCAACACCACCCACCACGCCTCGAAGTACTGGCGGGAGAAGTCCAAGGCGACCGGCGGCGCGGTGTACGCACGGGTGATCAACACCGCGTCCGAGGCGTGGCTGGCCGGTTCGGCCGGCCAGCCGAACTACGCCGCCGCCAAGTCGGCGATCGTCGGCCTGACCATGTCCACGGCCAATGCGCTGGTCAAGTACGGCGTCCGGGCCAACGTGATCTGCCCGCGGGCGCGTACGAGCATGACCACGCACGTGTTCGGGGAGAGCGCGGGCGCGCTGGCCGAGGGCGAGTTGGACCCGCTGGCGCCCGAGCACGTCGCGCCGCTGGTCGCGTACCTGGCCAGCCCGGCCGCCGAACAGGTCACCGGGCAGGCGTTCGTGGTGCACGGCGGCTTCGTCGCGGTGATCGAACGCCCCACTCTCCAGGCCAAGTTCGACTCCAAGCAGGCCACCTTCACGCCGGAGGAGCTGGACCAGGTCCTCTCCGCGCACTACGCCGACCGCAAGCTCGGCGCCGGGTACACCGCGGACGACCTGCTGTTCCTCAAGCGCGACCCGCGCTGA
- a CDS encoding Zn-dependent alcohol dehydrogenase encodes MRAAVLHETGQDKLDVRDDVEAVGMGPGRVRVKLHATGVCHSDLSAMTGVLPQPAPFVPGHEGAGEVVEVGDGVSSVAVGDRVIICWAPPCGACDYCRGGQSNLCLAGFMNAGNQNFTFGGTPSYGFTGTGTFAEEVVVAAPCAVKVADDVPYEIAALIGCGVTTGVGAVFNSARIEPGASCAVIGAGGVGIAVIQGLRAAGAAEIVAIDPAESKHVWAKKFGATHAITPDQAADAKRDLTAGQGFDYVFEVVGKSFTARSAYELTRRGGDVIIVGAGAMDDNVSFNMFELFFDQKRIIGSIYGGGDIVSEYARITKLWRAGRLDLEAMITHRLTLADINDAFDLMKSGESIRTIVTL; translated from the coding sequence ATGCGCGCAGCGGTTCTGCACGAGACCGGCCAGGACAAGCTCGACGTTCGTGACGACGTCGAGGCGGTGGGCATGGGCCCGGGGCGCGTGCGGGTCAAGCTGCACGCGACCGGCGTGTGCCACTCGGACCTGTCCGCGATGACCGGGGTCCTGCCCCAGCCCGCGCCGTTCGTACCCGGCCACGAGGGCGCCGGCGAGGTGGTCGAGGTCGGCGACGGCGTGAGCAGCGTCGCGGTCGGCGACCGGGTCATCATCTGCTGGGCGCCGCCGTGTGGCGCCTGCGACTACTGCCGCGGCGGCCAGTCCAACCTGTGCCTGGCCGGGTTCATGAACGCCGGCAACCAGAACTTCACCTTCGGCGGCACCCCGTCGTACGGCTTCACCGGCACCGGCACCTTCGCCGAGGAGGTCGTCGTCGCCGCGCCGTGCGCGGTCAAGGTCGCCGACGACGTGCCCTACGAGATCGCGGCGCTGATCGGCTGCGGCGTCACCACCGGTGTCGGCGCGGTCTTCAACAGCGCGCGGATCGAGCCGGGCGCGTCCTGCGCGGTGATCGGCGCCGGCGGCGTGGGCATCGCGGTGATCCAGGGGCTGCGCGCGGCCGGCGCCGCCGAGATCGTGGCGATCGACCCGGCCGAGTCCAAGCACGTGTGGGCGAAGAAGTTCGGCGCCACGCACGCGATCACTCCGGACCAGGCCGCGGACGCCAAGCGCGACCTCACCGCCGGCCAGGGCTTCGACTACGTCTTCGAGGTGGTCGGCAAGTCGTTCACCGCCCGCAGCGCGTACGAGCTCACCCGCCGCGGCGGCGACGTGATCATCGTCGGCGCGGGCGCGATGGACGACAACGTCTCGTTCAACATGTTCGAGCTGTTCTTCGACCAGAAGCGCATCATCGGCAGCATCTACGGCGGCGGCGACATCGTCTCCGAGTACGCCAGGATCACCAAGCTGTGGCGCGCCGGCCGGCTCGACCTGGAGGCGATGATCACCCACCGCCTCACCCTCGCCGACATCAACGACGCGTTCGACCTGATGAAGAGCGGCGAGTCGATCCGCACCATCGTCACCCTCTGA
- a CDS encoding RNA polymerase sigma factor, with the protein MTGTSEGGEADGTALARLLAARGSALKGYAYLLCGDAALAEDLVQEALVRALGSRRARSVEHLESYVRKVILNLVMDGTRRRTRWLRIRPLFVMPTEPTEDEGSTSAVRLTVRDALLGLSPRQRACVVLRYYEDRSVAGIAEELGCGEGTVKRHLHDARRTLADMLRELDTTAEKVGHGV; encoded by the coding sequence ATGACGGGCACATCGGAAGGCGGCGAGGCCGACGGCACGGCGTTGGCCCGGCTGTTGGCCGCACGCGGCTCGGCGCTCAAGGGCTACGCGTACCTGCTGTGCGGCGACGCGGCGCTCGCGGAGGACCTGGTCCAGGAGGCGCTGGTGCGGGCACTGGGCAGCCGACGGGCCCGGTCGGTGGAGCATCTGGAGTCCTACGTCCGCAAGGTGATCCTGAACCTGGTGATGGACGGCACACGCCGGCGCACCCGCTGGTTGCGCATACGCCCGCTGTTCGTGATGCCGACGGAACCCACCGAGGACGAGGGTTCGACCTCCGCGGTCCGGCTCACCGTTCGCGACGCGCTTCTCGGCCTGTCCCCGCGGCAACGCGCGTGCGTGGTCCTTCGCTACTACGAGGATCGCTCGGTCGCCGGGATCGCCGAGGAGTTGGGGTGCGGCGAAGGCACCGTCAAGCGCCACCTGCACGACGCCAGGCGGACACTCGCGGACATGCTCCGCGAACTCGACACGACAGCGGAGAAGGTGGGTCATGGAGTCTGA
- a CDS encoding MaoC/PaaZ C-terminal domain-containing protein yields the protein MPIDAAKATGAEPRTGEIAWSNKDVILYHLGLGAGTPATGADELRYTYEKNLHVLPTFATVAGTKVGGSLSSLPGIDINLRAVLHGGQEIVVHNPLPAKAKGVKATSRVADVFDKGKAAVIVLESSAELEDGTKLYDSRAEIFVRGEGGFGGERGPATKIEVPERPADHTIDVPTGADQALLYRLSGDWNPLHADPDFAKAAGFDTPILHGLCSYGLTLKAVVDNVLGGDVSRVKRYRTKFAGIFFPGETMRVKVWEEDGRLLINTCAVERDEAIVLSDTVVEYGA from the coding sequence ATGCCGATCGACGCCGCGAAGGCCACCGGAGCAGAGCCCCGCACGGGTGAGATCGCCTGGTCGAACAAGGACGTGATCCTCTACCACCTGGGCCTGGGCGCGGGCACGCCCGCCACCGGCGCGGACGAGTTGCGCTACACGTACGAGAAGAACCTGCACGTGCTGCCCACGTTCGCGACCGTGGCCGGCACCAAGGTCGGCGGCAGCCTCTCCTCGCTGCCCGGCATCGACATCAACCTGCGCGCGGTGCTGCACGGCGGCCAGGAGATCGTGGTGCACAACCCGCTGCCGGCCAAGGCCAAGGGCGTCAAGGCGACCAGCCGGGTGGCCGACGTCTTCGACAAGGGCAAGGCCGCGGTGATCGTGCTCGAATCGTCGGCCGAACTCGAGGACGGCACCAAGCTGTACGACTCCCGCGCCGAGATCTTCGTCCGGGGCGAGGGCGGCTTCGGCGGCGAGCGCGGGCCGGCGACGAAGATCGAGGTGCCGGAGCGCCCGGCCGACCACACGATCGACGTGCCCACCGGCGCCGACCAAGCGCTCCTGTACCGCCTGTCCGGCGACTGGAACCCGCTGCACGCCGACCCGGACTTCGCCAAGGCGGCCGGCTTCGACACCCCGATCCTGCACGGCCTGTGCTCGTACGGGCTGACCCTGAAGGCCGTCGTGGACAACGTCCTGGGCGGCGACGTCTCGCGGGTCAAGCGCTATCGCACCAAGTTCGCCGGGATCTTCTTCCCCGGCGAGACGATGCGCGTGAAGGTCTGGGAGGAGGACGGCAGGCTGCTGATCAACACCTGCGCCGTCGAACGCGACGAGGCGATCGTGCTGTCCGACACGGTGGTGGAGTACGGCGCCTGA
- a CDS encoding PaaI family thioesterase, giving the protein MTAAAPEAADAAAEPPPVPADVLRELRLTWTPRPDPDSAGRAARHRLAEATRRLIEAVKTVDPHDAEAMLESVADDVSDLADRIASLTRVGERTPTSRDLALHERSPFIGAANPIAPPMSITGDGPLVRAHATFGAAFEGPYGRVHGGIVAAAFDEVMGCAQSGAGALGMTVSLTVRMRRATPLYTRIDYEAGVTRVEGRKAWVTARSYADGELVADAEALFIRAARA; this is encoded by the coding sequence ATGACCGCCGCCGCCCCCGAAGCCGCGGACGCCGCCGCCGAGCCGCCGCCCGTACCGGCCGACGTACTGCGCGAATTGCGCCTGACCTGGACGCCGCGCCCGGACCCCGACAGCGCGGGCCGCGCGGCCCGACACCGCCTTGCCGAGGCGACCCGCCGCCTGATCGAGGCGGTGAAGACGGTCGACCCGCACGACGCCGAGGCCATGCTCGAAAGCGTAGCTGACGATGTATCAGATTTGGCGGATCGCATTGCCTCATTGACCCGTGTGGGCGAGCGCACACCGACCTCGCGCGACCTGGCCCTGCACGAGCGCAGCCCGTTCATCGGCGCGGCGAACCCGATCGCACCGCCGATGTCGATCACCGGCGACGGTCCGCTGGTGCGCGCGCATGCGACCTTCGGCGCCGCGTTCGAGGGCCCGTACGGGCGGGTGCACGGCGGCATCGTGGCGGCGGCGTTCGACGAGGTGATGGGCTGCGCCCAGTCCGGTGCCGGGGCGCTCGGGATGACCGTGTCGCTGACCGTGCGGATGCGGCGGGCGACGCCGCTGTACACGCGGATCGACTACGAGGCGGGCGTCACCCGGGTCGAGGGCCGCAAGGCGTGGGTCACCGCGCGCTCGTACGCCGACGGCGAACTGGTGGCGGACGCGGAGGCGTTGTTCATCCGGGCGGCGCGAGCCTGA
- a CDS encoding ABC transporter substrate-binding protein has product MNSTPLSTRLLRRSGVVAGLVGLTLGATACGGDDDAGSGASGSMTVLITQEAKGIDPVMTTVSSLTGGNQAAAVFDMLFWINPKTGKAEPQIAESATAAEGNSVWTIKLKPNVKFSDGTALDAEAVKFNWERHADPANRSVQFTAVKGMKFEAVDGLTVRVTLPAPNAHFDLVVAHNLAFIGSPTAIRSDPKLFAQKPVGAGPFKLKSWMRDSQLTLERNNSYWSQGKPALKELIFKPVMDQKQRLAALSSGQAQLMTTAHFPSTEQARKDGMTVTLDPKSGGFMTMFDTSKPPFNDPRARRAFALIMNPDDRNQTIQGSPGQTLKGLFQPASPFANPEAVYATNNRVEAQKLLDELAAEGKSLNFTYTTNSSASARLTAEYWLTQIGNMKNITMKTEFLEGAAYIQKVMINNDFQASEFVITFDEPEPVLYNFTHSKGSENRTKWNNPVVDKALDDARNSDDPAVRKTAYQTVQAEIVKDVPFFAYEKSFAAAVQGKSAKIDGLSLFEDGLILFDRIALK; this is encoded by the coding sequence GTGAACTCCACACCCCTCTCCACCCGCCTGCTGCGCCGATCCGGCGTGGTCGCGGGACTCGTCGGCCTGACGCTCGGCGCCACCGCCTGCGGTGGCGACGACGACGCCGGCAGCGGAGCCTCCGGCTCGATGACGGTGCTCATCACCCAGGAGGCCAAGGGCATCGACCCGGTCATGACCACGGTGTCCTCCCTCACCGGTGGCAACCAGGCCGCGGCCGTGTTCGACATGCTCTTCTGGATCAACCCCAAGACCGGCAAAGCCGAACCGCAGATCGCGGAGAGCGCGACCGCCGCCGAGGGCAACTCGGTGTGGACGATCAAGCTCAAGCCGAACGTGAAGTTCTCCGACGGCACCGCTCTGGACGCCGAGGCGGTGAAGTTCAACTGGGAGCGGCACGCCGATCCCGCGAACCGGTCGGTACAGTTCACCGCCGTCAAGGGAATGAAATTCGAGGCGGTCGACGGGCTGACCGTCAGGGTCACGCTGCCCGCGCCGAACGCCCACTTCGACCTCGTCGTGGCGCACAACCTCGCGTTCATCGGATCGCCCACGGCGATCCGGTCCGACCCGAAACTGTTCGCGCAAAAGCCGGTCGGCGCGGGCCCGTTCAAGCTCAAGTCGTGGATGCGCGACTCGCAGCTCACGCTGGAGCGCAACAACTCCTACTGGAGCCAGGGCAAGCCCGCGCTCAAGGAATTGATCTTCAAGCCGGTGATGGACCAGAAGCAGCGGTTGGCCGCGCTGTCCTCGGGCCAGGCCCAGCTGATGACCACCGCGCACTTCCCGTCCACCGAACAGGCCCGCAAGGACGGCATGACGGTCACGCTCGACCCCAAGAGCGGCGGCTTCATGACCATGTTCGACACGTCCAAGCCGCCGTTCAACGACCCGCGCGCACGCCGCGCGTTCGCGTTGATCATGAACCCGGACGACCGCAACCAGACGATCCAGGGCTCGCCGGGCCAGACCCTCAAGGGCCTGTTCCAGCCCGCGTCGCCGTTCGCGAACCCGGAGGCCGTGTACGCGACCAACAACCGGGTCGAGGCGCAGAAGCTGCTCGACGAACTGGCCGCCGAGGGCAAGTCGTTGAACTTCACATACACGACCAACAGCAGCGCCAGCGCGCGACTGACCGCCGAATACTGGCTCACCCAGATCGGCAACATGAAGAACATCACGATGAAGACCGAATTCCTCGAGGGAGCGGCCTACATCCAGAAGGTGATGATCAACAACGACTTCCAGGCCTCGGAGTTCGTGATCACCTTCGACGAGCCGGAGCCGGTGCTCTACAACTTCACCCACTCGAAGGGGTCGGAGAACCGCACCAAGTGGAACAACCCCGTGGTGGACAAGGCGCTCGACGACGCCCGCAACAGTGACGACCCGGCGGTGCGCAAGACCGCGTACCAGACGGTGCAGGCCGAGATCGTCAAGGACGTCCCGTTCTTCGCCTACGAGAAGTCCTTCGCCGCCGCGGTCCAGGGCAAGAGTGCCAAGATCGACGGCCTGTCGCTGTTCGAGGACGGCCTGATCCTGTTCGACCGGATCGCGCTCAAGTAG
- a CDS encoding DUF397 domain-containing protein codes for MEARGGWTTSSYSGGENCVEVAVRGAVVGLRDSKVVDSPVLALHPAAWAGLVGCAGARAVTAIR; via the coding sequence ATGGAAGCTCGCGGGGGATGGACGACCAGCAGCTACAGCGGGGGAGAGAACTGCGTCGAGGTTGCGGTTCGGGGGGCCGTGGTCGGATTGAGGGACAGCAAGGTGGTCGACTCCCCGGTGCTCGCCCTGCACCCGGCGGCATGGGCGGGCCTTGTGGGGTGCGCCGGCGCGCGCGCCGTGACGGCTATCCGCTGA
- a CDS encoding DUF5753 domain-containing protein: MNRPNTSAEVVSLCADRGWHSQQRLADAFEHMAAQCGLRIGVGMRQVRRWESAEPPWSSSDYQTVLEALFGLPLTMLGFAPPVGSRRFQDEVASARIIDVIEGLHEGEQSGWWRTDPSEGSDARINRLVQAEQRAVVTRAYESSLIPGPLQVYEYAVAAIRAYLPALPEDEVIRRARKRTGRLADLQAFPDGSRVLLFLIDEPVLHRPLGGDAVLRAQLADLLVTVLPLPHVQLQVLPLSSGGHPGMAGPFTLFDFGDRRVVYTEALSGALWTSRPACIAAYSFAYDRLQAAALGADDSMQLVARRLAELGTAWKLAGDGRPAATAGERTASRLRFGGPWSD, translated from the coding sequence ATGAATCGGCCGAACACCTCGGCCGAGGTCGTTAGCCTGTGTGCCGATCGCGGATGGCATTCGCAGCAGCGGTTGGCCGACGCGTTCGAGCACATGGCGGCGCAATGCGGGCTCCGAATCGGGGTCGGCATGCGTCAGGTTCGGCGCTGGGAGAGTGCGGAGCCCCCTTGGTCGTCGAGTGACTACCAGACAGTCCTGGAGGCGCTGTTCGGGTTGCCCCTCACCATGCTCGGTTTCGCGCCGCCAGTCGGCTCGCGGCGGTTTCAGGATGAAGTCGCAAGCGCTCGGATCATCGACGTCATCGAGGGTTTGCACGAAGGCGAGCAGTCCGGATGGTGGCGCACCGATCCGAGTGAAGGTTCCGACGCCCGCATCAATCGACTCGTTCAAGCGGAGCAGCGTGCAGTCGTCACGCGCGCCTACGAATCCAGCCTGATCCCTGGGCCTCTCCAAGTCTACGAATACGCGGTCGCAGCGATCCGCGCCTATTTGCCCGCGCTTCCCGAGGACGAGGTGATTCGGCGGGCGCGAAAGCGCACCGGGCGACTTGCCGACCTCCAAGCGTTTCCCGACGGGTCGCGCGTGCTGTTGTTCCTGATCGACGAACCCGTCTTGCACCGGCCCCTTGGAGGCGACGCGGTGCTGCGGGCCCAACTTGCCGACTTGCTTGTCACGGTGTTGCCCCTGCCTCACGTGCAACTTCAAGTGCTGCCTCTCAGTTCCGGCGGACACCCCGGTATGGCGGGCCCGTTCACACTGTTCGACTTCGGAGACAGACGAGTCGTTTATACGGAAGCCCTGTCAGGGGCTTTGTGGACTTCACGGCCGGCCTGTATCGCTGCGTATTCGTTCGCTTACGATCGACTTCAGGCAGCAGCGCTCGGTGCGGACGACTCGATGCAACTCGTTGCACGTAGGCTCGCGGAACTGGGGACGGCATGGAAGCTCGCGGGGGATGGACGACCAGCAGCTACAGCGGGGGAGAGAACTGCGTCGAGGTTGCGGTTCGGGGGGCCGTGGTCGGATTGA
- a CDS encoding TetR/AcrR family transcriptional regulator produces MTIDDSSDRSAEGARAEGGSGGRPNPSRRSEQSRRAILTAARELVSELGFAKLSIEAIAARAGVGKQTIYRWWGSKGEVVFEAFLALSDPGEGIVLPDSGDLETDLKYLMRETVAEFADPAFEGPIRALNAEIINDPKLARLYHEKMAAPVDEAKKERLRSAQRAGQLAPDLDLDLALELLYAPLYQRWLLRSGPLTPEYADSLVDLTLKGLRP; encoded by the coding sequence ATGACCATCGACGACAGCAGTGACCGCAGCGCGGAGGGCGCGCGTGCCGAGGGTGGGTCCGGCGGCAGGCCGAATCCGTCCCGGCGCAGCGAACAATCCCGTCGGGCAATCCTGACCGCCGCCCGCGAACTCGTCTCCGAACTGGGCTTCGCCAAGCTCTCCATCGAGGCGATCGCCGCGCGGGCGGGTGTCGGCAAGCAGACCATCTACCGCTGGTGGGGCTCGAAGGGTGAGGTCGTCTTTGAGGCATTCCTCGCCCTGAGCGACCCGGGGGAGGGCATCGTGCTGCCCGACTCGGGTGATCTCGAGACGGACCTCAAATACCTGATGCGCGAGACCGTCGCGGAGTTCGCCGATCCCGCCTTCGAAGGTCCGATTCGCGCACTCAACGCCGAGATCATCAACGACCCCAAGCTGGCCAGGCTCTATCACGAAAAAATGGCCGCCCCCGTGGACGAGGCCAAGAAGGAGCGCCTACGCAGCGCCCAACGCGCCGGCCAACTGGCCCCCGACCTGGACTTGGACCTCGCCTTGGAACTGCTTTACGCCCCCCTATACCAACGCTGGCTGCTCCGCAGCGGCCCCCTGACCCCCGAATACGCCGACAGCCTGGTCGACTTGACCCTCAAGGGCCTCCGGCCCTGA
- a CDS encoding SDR family NAD(P)-dependent oxidoreductase, whose translation MTRATESTPAAHDLTDPSHLEESTRMTTTALPTTPAATATQATTTAAAISRDPRVWFITGASRGLGRAFAEAALAAGDRVVGAARDVTPLADLVAAYEDRLRLLTLDVTDRNAVFRGVARAVAAFGRLDVVVNNAGASLIGMVEEVTEAQVRAHFDVNFFGALWVSQAVLPYLREQGSGHIVQISSMGSAVGFAATGLYSASKGALDNMSGALAMEAASFGVKVTLVQPGGYETTLFTQGLTMTTENEVYAPLRAELAEMWGESKDADPAKAAALLLRIVDMAEPPRRIILGGAAYDMIADLDRARREEVARWEELSREGD comes from the coding sequence ATGACGAGAGCCACAGAATCCACACCGGCCGCCCACGACCTCACCGACCCCAGCCACTTGGAAGAGAGCACGCGCATGACCACCACCGCACTCCCCACCACACCCGCTGCCACAGCGACCCAAGCAACCACCACCGCCGCCGCCATCTCCCGCGACCCCCGCGTCTGGTTCATCACCGGTGCCTCTCGTGGCCTGGGCCGTGCGTTCGCCGAGGCCGCGTTGGCCGCCGGTGACCGGGTCGTGGGCGCCGCGCGGGATGTCACCCCGCTGGCCGACCTGGTCGCCGCGTACGAGGACCGCTTGCGGCTCCTGACCCTCGACGTCACCGACCGCAACGCGGTGTTCCGCGGCGTGGCGCGCGCCGTGGCGGCCTTCGGTCGGCTCGACGTCGTGGTCAACAACGCGGGCGCGAGCCTGATCGGCATGGTCGAGGAGGTCACCGAGGCCCAAGTCCGCGCCCACTTCGACGTCAACTTCTTCGGCGCCCTGTGGGTGAGCCAGGCCGTACTCCCCTATCTCCGCGAACAGGGTTCGGGCCACATCGTTCAAATCAGCTCGATGGGCTCGGCCGTGGGCTTCGCCGCCACCGGTCTCTACAGCGCGAGCAAGGGCGCCCTCGACAACATGTCCGGCGCGCTGGCCATGGAGGCGGCGAGCTTCGGGGTGAAGGTGACCCTGGTCCAGCCCGGCGGCTACGAGACCACGCTGTTCACCCAGGGCCTGACCATGACGACCGAGAACGAGGTGTACGCGCCGCTGCGCGCCGAACTGGCGGAAATGTGGGGGGAGTCGAAGGACGCCGACCCGGCGAAGGCAGCCGCCCTGTTGCTGCGCATCGTCGACATGGCCGAGCCGCCGCGTCGGATCATCCTGGGCGGCGCGGCCTACGACATGATCGCCGATCTCGACCGCGCCCGTCGGGAGGAGGTGGCCCGGTGGGAGGAGCTGAGCCGCGAGGGCGACTGA
- the rarD gene encoding EamA family transporter RarD → MGAERRGLLLGMAAYVMWGLFPLFWPHLKPAGPVEILAHRMAWSLLCMLVLLAVLRQWSWIRELARTPGKLITVTVAAVMISINWGTYIYGVNHDQVVETSLGYFITPLVLIGIGVVVLGERLRRIQWAAVALGVAAVVVLIVAYGRVPWIALTLAASFATYGYVKKRMNLPAIHSLAVETAVMFLPALGYLTWLAWTGEGTYGHEGAPQALMLMGAGVITVIPLLCFAVAANSVPLSSIGMLQYLAPIIQFGIGVAVNHEPMPAARWAGFGLVWVALVVLTFDAIRQSRRERVDVPPTAMAAEAPAVIEPRDLPVSAAPEREATS, encoded by the coding sequence ATGGGTGCAGAACGTCGCGGTTTGCTGTTGGGCATGGCGGCCTACGTCATGTGGGGCCTGTTTCCCCTCTTCTGGCCACATCTGAAGCCTGCGGGCCCGGTCGAGATCCTGGCCCACCGGATGGCCTGGTCGCTGCTGTGCATGCTGGTCCTGCTCGCGGTGCTCCGGCAGTGGTCGTGGATCCGCGAATTGGCGCGCACCCCCGGCAAGTTGATCACCGTGACGGTGGCCGCCGTGATGATCTCGATCAACTGGGGCACCTACATCTACGGCGTCAATCACGACCAGGTCGTGGAGACCTCGCTGGGCTACTTCATCACGCCGCTGGTACTGATCGGCATCGGTGTCGTGGTCCTCGGCGAGCGCCTGCGCAGGATTCAGTGGGCCGCGGTGGCGCTGGGGGTCGCGGCGGTGGTGGTCCTGATCGTGGCCTACGGCCGGGTCCCGTGGATCGCGCTCACGTTGGCCGCGTCGTTCGCCACCTACGGCTACGTCAAGAAGCGGATGAACCTCCCCGCGATCCACTCGCTGGCGGTCGAGACGGCGGTGATGTTCCTGCCCGCGCTCGGCTACCTGACCTGGTTGGCCTGGACCGGCGAGGGCACGTACGGGCACGAGGGGGCGCCGCAGGCCCTGATGCTGATGGGCGCGGGCGTGATCACCGTGATCCCGCTGCTGTGCTTCGCGGTGGCGGCCAACTCGGTGCCGCTCAGCTCGATCGGCATGCTGCAATACCTGGCCCCGATCATCCAGTTCGGGATCGGCGTGGCGGTCAACCACGAGCCGATGCCGGCCGCCCGGTGGGCGGGCTTCGGTCTGGTGTGGGTCGCCCTCGTGGTGCTCACCTTCGACGCGATCCGCCAGTCCAGGCGCGAGCGGGTCGACGTTCCGCCCACCGCGATGGCGGCCGAGGCCCCGGCCGTCATCGAGCCCCGGGATCTGCCGGTGTCGGCCGCACCGGAGCGGGAGGCAACCTCGTGA
- the merB gene encoding organomercurial lyase: MGVDEPPKGDEVAHFLVPITMLWDDVVHACGNQRLFCDEGCVDHWLARTGQTRGYVLDLTKLWRLAEHWYEGRMHRGYERRDPASAATYFTSVGLQGRFWGL, translated from the coding sequence GTGGGCGTCGACGAGCCGCCGAAGGGCGACGAGGTGGCGCACTTTCTGGTCCCGATCACGATGTTGTGGGACGACGTGGTGCACGCGTGTGGCAACCAACGGTTGTTCTGCGACGAGGGCTGTGTGGACCACTGGCTGGCCCGCACCGGCCAGACCCGCGGCTACGTCCTCGACCTCACCAAGCTGTGGCGCCTGGCCGAACACTGGTACGAGGGCCGCATGCACCGAGGCTATGAACGCCGAGACCCGGCATCGGCAGCCACATACTTCACCTCGGTGGGCCTCCAGGGCCGGTTCTGGGGCCTGTGA
- a CDS encoding LysE family translocator, which translates to MDALSYLASFALVAGLLTVVPGPDTAIVLRAALVRGKRHGFATALGIGAGTLVWGAAAAAGVSAVLTTSRVAYTSLRIVGACYLLWLAYGLLRAAWVNRYTDVDVEAASAGGAKAAPGLWSAWGRGVLTSLTNPKVGVFYMAMIPQFIPSGAPHLAFGILLALVHDIEGMVWFAAIILGANSLRARLRRPRFRRALDVSTGTVIAGFGVTLAVADN; encoded by the coding sequence ATGGATGCCCTCTCTTACCTTGCCTCGTTCGCCCTGGTTGCGGGGCTGTTGACGGTCGTTCCTGGGCCGGATACCGCGATCGTGTTGCGGGCGGCGCTGGTTCGGGGCAAGCGGCACGGGTTCGCGACGGCGCTTGGCATAGGGGCCGGGACGCTGGTTTGGGGGGCGGCTGCGGCGGCTGGGGTCTCCGCGGTGTTGACCACCTCTCGGGTTGCCTATACGAGTCTGCGCATCGTCGGTGCCTGCTACCTGCTTTGGCTTGCTTACGGATTGCTGCGTGCCGCGTGGGTGAATCGCTACACCGACGTCGACGTCGAGGCCGCCTCGGCAGGCGGTGCCAAGGCCGCGCCCGGGTTGTGGTCGGCGTGGGGGCGCGGCGTGCTCACGTCGTTGACCAATCCGAAGGTCGGTGTCTTCTACATGGCGATGATTCCGCAGTTCATTCCCTCCGGTGCCCCGCACTTGGCCTTCGGGATACTGCTCGCCCTCGTCCACGACATCGAGGGGATGGTGTGGTTCGCGGCGATCATCCTCGGCGCGAACAGCCTGCGTGCGAGGCTGCGACGGCCGCGCTTTCGGCGCGCGCTCGATGTGTCGACCGGGACGGTCATCGCCGGCTTCGGCGTCACGCTCGCGGTGGCCGACAACTGA